A genomic segment from Dermatobacter hominis encodes:
- a CDS encoding MBL fold metallo-hydrolase, with the protein MARRARSAVIRHLPEIGVTMISKWLYNCYVVHDGGDGRPFVVDLGMPSQVPLVEAELRTLDADLRDLSGAVATHGHADHVGGLPELRARAGTHVHLPTAIAEMRAGTRAVRPPGLRAIAQILPVMASQPTDLAATFEIGRTMKVIGWDRKGVRLPFEPESWLADGDRLPGLPDWQVLNTPGHSDDSTCLYRPSTRTLISGDAVLSVEGLAWFNPEFVDGRMSVATESRLRALDVEHLLPGHGLVVEGPSVMDRALSFSERPTDRSKLRALVRVLRDHAGRQAASAGAVDPVAPG; encoded by the coding sequence ATGGCTCGGCGTGCACGCAGCGCGGTGATCCGGCACCTGCCGGAGATCGGGGTCACCATGATCTCGAAGTGGCTCTACAACTGCTACGTGGTCCACGACGGCGGCGACGGCCGCCCGTTCGTGGTCGACCTGGGCATGCCCTCGCAGGTGCCGCTCGTGGAGGCCGAGCTGCGGACGCTCGACGCCGACCTGCGCGACCTCAGCGGCGCGGTCGCCACCCACGGTCACGCGGACCACGTCGGCGGCCTGCCGGAGCTGCGGGCCCGGGCCGGCACCCACGTGCACCTGCCGACGGCGATCGCCGAGATGCGGGCCGGCACCCGCGCCGTCCGCCCGCCGGGTCTGCGGGCGATCGCCCAGATCCTCCCCGTGATGGCCAGCCAGCCGACCGACCTCGCCGCCACCTTCGAGATCGGCCGCACGATGAAGGTGATCGGGTGGGACCGCAAGGGCGTCCGCCTCCCGTTCGAACCCGAGTCGTGGCTCGCCGACGGCGACCGCCTGCCCGGGCTCCCCGACTGGCAGGTGCTGAACACGCCGGGCCACAGCGACGACTCGACCTGCCTCTACCGCCCGTCGACCCGGACGCTGATCTCCGGGGACGCCGTGCTCTCGGTGGAAGGGCTGGCGTGGTTCAACCCGGAGTTCGTCGACGGCCGCATGTCGGTGGCGACGGAGAGCCGGCTGCGCGCCCTCGACGTCGAGCACCTGCTCCCCGGCCACGGGCTCGTCGTCGAGGGCCCGTCGGTGATGGACCGGGCCCTGTCGTTCTCGGAGCGCCCGACCGATCGGTCGAAGCTGCGGGCCCTGGTCCGAGTGCTGCGCGACCACGCCGGCCGCCAGGCGGCATCGGCCGGCGCCGTCGACCCGGTCGCACCGGGATAG
- a CDS encoding class I adenylate-forming enzyme family protein — protein MLSYEEACRQVTAPGAPFETVEQEVMGVPRTLFRNAPGSLRDVVIGASQRGDATFLVYEDERWSFERFGREVAGLAAALVDRFGVRKGDRVAVAMRNYPEWVVSYAAAVSVGAISVSFNAWWTPDEMDFALRDCGASVLIADEERIERSRGTCDALGIPTIAVRAPAAAATPGGAPVEGWTEVVDPDAAMPDTNIDPDDDATILYTSGTTGNPKGAVSTHRAVVQAIMGYACRSALDKARDPDRLGGKSAPVFILVVPLFHVTGCVPVMLSCLIGGLELVMMYKWQPERALELIEREGVTNFVGVPTQNIDMLNSPAFDRYDTSSLRSVGGGGAPAPPELVQRISTTYASAAPGVGYGMTETNAYGPQNSGPDYVERPTSAGRVTPIMRVEVRDPAGVPVPNGEAGEIWFDGPNLIRGYWNRPDATAEVLVDGWLRSGDVGRLDDEGFIYVEDRIKDMVLRGGENVYCAEVEAAFHEHPAVHEVAVFGVPHERLGEEVAAVVMLRDGASATEEELLEHVAERLAAFKVPTRLRVTSEPLPRNAAGKFLKRELRRSEVEDIAAADA, from the coding sequence ATGCTCAGCTACGAGGAGGCGTGCCGCCAGGTGACGGCACCGGGGGCTCCGTTCGAGACCGTCGAGCAGGAGGTCATGGGGGTGCCGCGGACGCTGTTCCGCAACGCGCCCGGCAGCCTGCGCGACGTGGTGATCGGCGCATCGCAGCGCGGCGACGCCACCTTCCTGGTGTACGAGGACGAGCGCTGGAGCTTCGAGCGCTTCGGCCGCGAGGTCGCCGGGCTGGCGGCGGCGCTCGTCGACCGCTTCGGCGTGCGCAAGGGCGACCGCGTGGCGGTGGCGATGCGCAACTACCCCGAGTGGGTCGTGTCCTACGCCGCGGCGGTGTCGGTCGGCGCGATCTCGGTCAGCTTCAACGCCTGGTGGACGCCCGACGAGATGGACTTCGCCCTCCGGGACTGCGGGGCGTCGGTGCTGATCGCCGACGAGGAGCGGATCGAGCGCAGCCGGGGGACGTGCGACGCCCTCGGCATCCCGACGATCGCGGTGCGGGCGCCGGCCGCGGCGGCGACGCCCGGCGGTGCTCCCGTCGAGGGCTGGACCGAGGTCGTCGACCCCGACGCCGCGATGCCCGACACCAACATCGACCCAGACGACGACGCCACGATCCTCTACACCTCGGGCACGACCGGGAACCCGAAGGGGGCCGTCTCGACGCACCGGGCCGTCGTGCAGGCGATCATGGGCTACGCCTGCCGGTCCGCGCTCGACAAGGCCCGCGATCCCGACCGCCTCGGGGGCAAGAGCGCGCCGGTGTTCATCCTCGTCGTCCCGCTCTTCCACGTCACCGGCTGCGTGCCGGTCATGCTCAGCTGCCTGATCGGCGGGCTCGAGCTGGTGATGATGTACAAGTGGCAGCCCGAGCGGGCGCTCGAGCTGATCGAGCGCGAGGGCGTCACCAACTTCGTCGGCGTGCCGACCCAGAACATCGACATGCTGAACTCGCCGGCCTTCGACCGGTACGACACGTCGTCGCTGCGCAGCGTCGGCGGCGGTGGGGCGCCCGCCCCGCCCGAGCTCGTGCAGCGCATCTCGACGACCTACGCGTCCGCGGCGCCGGGCGTCGGCTACGGCATGACCGAGACCAACGCGTACGGCCCGCAGAACAGCGGCCCCGACTACGTGGAGCGCCCGACGAGCGCCGGGCGTGTGACGCCGATCATGCGGGTGGAGGTCCGCGACCCGGCGGGCGTGCCGGTGCCGAACGGTGAGGCCGGTGAGATCTGGTTCGACGGGCCGAACCTCATCCGGGGCTACTGGAACCGACCCGACGCGACGGCCGAGGTGCTGGTCGACGGCTGGCTCCGGTCGGGCGACGTCGGCCGGCTCGACGATGAGGGCTTCATCTACGTCGAGGACCGCATCAAGGACATGGTCCTGCGCGGCGGCGAGAACGTGTACTGCGCCGAGGTCGAGGCCGCCTTCCACGAGCACCCGGCGGTGCACGAGGTGGCGGTGTTCGGCGTGCCGCACGAGCGGCTGGGCGAGGAGGTCGCCGCCGTCGTCATGCTGCGCGACGGGGCATCGGCGACAGAGGAGGAGCTGCTCGAGCACGTGGCCGAGCGGCTGGCGGCGTTCAAGGTGCCGACCCGGCTGCGCGTCACGTCGGAGCCGCTGCCGCGGAACGCGGCGGGCAAGTTCCTCAAGAGGGAGCTGCGCCGCTCGGAGGTCGAGGACATCGCGGCGGCCGACGCGTGA
- a CDS encoding HNH endonuclease signature motif containing protein produces MRSTGEASERPEDGAGDDGVGDDGAGDDAPAVGGAADGAGAAGVPEAALFRVPAFGVPVPVAAVISALREVTQLDVRGLDDEAVLGLFDGLETVDRLFHSARFAMLAELDARQLCDRRLGHVTANEAGWRHGANPKRVKADLATANTMRKHQPKMAAALARAEVPVDRVREVCRRVNDRNRHALEGAQDALIDLCRQQCTFVQFARHAEQVARLADDDGAEPPMPRDHARIEQSADQVSATIDLYGPAAMAFAQRVEAEADRLWRIHVRDQLAHPDLEVPPRSELLARAFMDLVEHGATHPTSGRTRPTGEFAILLEVDTDELQHLFADGVLLPGKDAGPVDWSQRATDSTGAPLRYATHEWELLTCDAEVTWVIQDAGGHPVACQPGERHANREQRRNLRFRDGRCTFPGCDAPASWCDAHHVTHHADGGATDIRNLALLCRRHHGVIHRTGWSMAANPRPGAGEGLFTITSPSGAVSHSQHRRTPAPA; encoded by the coding sequence ATGCGTTCGACCGGGGAAGCGAGCGAGCGTCCCGAAGATGGCGCCGGAGACGACGGGGTCGGAGACGACGGGGCCGGAGACGACGCCCCGGCTGTTGGCGGGGCAGCCGATGGTGCGGGTGCTGCCGGGGTGCCGGAAGCAGCGCTGTTCCGCGTGCCGGCGTTCGGGGTACCGGTGCCGGTCGCAGCGGTGATCTCGGCGTTGCGTGAGGTGACGCAGCTGGACGTGCGCGGTCTGGACGACGAGGCGGTCCTGGGGTTGTTCGACGGCCTCGAGACGGTCGACCGGCTGTTCCATTCGGCGCGGTTCGCGATGTTGGCGGAGCTCGACGCCCGTCAGCTCTGCGACCGCCGGTTGGGTCACGTGACGGCGAACGAGGCGGGGTGGCGCCACGGTGCGAACCCGAAGCGGGTGAAGGCCGATCTCGCGACGGCGAACACGATGCGGAAGCACCAACCGAAGATGGCGGCCGCGCTGGCGAGGGCTGAGGTGCCCGTCGATCGCGTGCGGGAGGTCTGTCGGCGGGTCAACGACCGCAACCGCCACGCCCTGGAAGGCGCCCAGGACGCATTGATCGACCTGTGTCGCCAGCAGTGCACGTTCGTGCAGTTCGCCCGCCATGCCGAACAGGTCGCGAGGCTTGCGGATGACGACGGTGCGGAGCCGCCGATGCCGCGCGACCACGCCCGCATCGAGCAGTCCGCCGATCAGGTCTCCGCGACGATCGACCTGTACGGGCCTGCGGCGATGGCGTTCGCACAGCGGGTCGAAGCCGAGGCCGACCGTCTGTGGCGCATCCACGTCCGGGACCAGCTGGCTCATCCCGATCTGGAGGTCCCACCCCGGTCGGAGCTGCTGGCCCGGGCGTTCATGGACCTCGTCGAACACGGCGCCACCCACCCCACCTCGGGTCGCACCCGACCCACCGGCGAGTTCGCCATCCTCCTCGAGGTCGATACCGACGAGCTGCAGCACCTGTTCGCCGACGGTGTGCTGTTGCCAGGCAAGGACGCCGGCCCGGTCGACTGGTCACAGCGCGCCACCGACAGCACGGGGGCACCGTTGCGGTACGCCACCCACGAGTGGGAGCTGCTCACCTGCGACGCCGAGGTCACGTGGGTCATTCAGGATGCCGGCGGCCATCCGGTCGCCTGCCAACCCGGAGAGCGTCACGCCAACCGGGAGCAGCGCCGCAACCTCCGCTTCCGTGACGGACGCTGCACGTTCCCGGGCTGTGACGCCCCGGCGAGCTGGTGCGACGCGCACCACGTGACCCACCACGCCGACGGCGGAGCGACCGACATCCGCAACCTCGCCCTCCTCTGCCGGCGCCATCACGGTGTCATCCACCGCACCGGCTGGAGCATGGCCGCCAACCCGAGACCAGGCGCCGGCGAGGGGCTCTTCACCATCACCAGCCCCAGCGGCGCGGTCTCCCACAGCCAACACCGACGAACACCCGCACCCGCCTGA
- a CDS encoding RNA polymerase sigma factor: MAPDDFDALFRTGYPRLVATVTFVCGDREVAAECVADAFERAYVRWRRVGRLDDPLGWVRRVAINRATDVHRRSSRGRRALARLGGRAELRRTGEVGLTDAAALRDSGLAAAVADLSPQQRAVVALHYLDDLSVAAVAEAMDLSEGAVKYHLHQARGRLRALLGADAAGPADEPTEEGRAR; this comes from the coding sequence GTGGCGCCGGACGACTTCGACGCGCTGTTCCGGACGGGCTACCCGCGGCTCGTCGCCACGGTCACGTTCGTGTGCGGCGACCGCGAGGTCGCGGCCGAGTGCGTGGCCGACGCCTTCGAGCGCGCCTACGTGCGCTGGCGGCGCGTCGGCCGGCTCGACGACCCGCTCGGGTGGGTGCGCCGCGTCGCGATCAACCGGGCGACCGACGTCCACCGCCGCTCGAGCCGAGGGCGGCGAGCGCTCGCCCGCCTGGGCGGCCGGGCGGAGCTGCGGCGCACCGGCGAGGTCGGGCTCACCGACGCTGCGGCGCTCCGCGACAGCGGGCTGGCCGCCGCGGTCGCCGACCTCAGCCCGCAGCAGCGCGCGGTCGTGGCGCTGCACTACCTGGACGACCTGTCCGTCGCCGCGGTGGCCGAGGCGATGGACCTCAGCGAGGGGGCGGTCAAGTACCACCTCCACCAGGCCCGCGGCCGGCTCCGCGCCCTGCTGGGCGCCGACGCCGCCGGCCCCGCCGACGAGCCGACCGAGGAGGGGCGAGCACGATGA
- a CDS encoding DUF429 domain-containing protein, whose amino-acid sequence MTTQPLALGLDAAGVDRSGVPRWCAVVVGPDGVVSAGIGGLVELITWADGLGPGPVAAIGVDIPIDHVDGPVRTADAATRAFVRPLSSTVFPTPPARVLDAISYAEANERLAASGAPKLSKQAWMLVPRIVEATELARLDPRLHEVHPEASFREMKIQLAAAAAPEAVADDVRITRSKKTWNGLLERRRLLAAHGIAVPEDDPALDGVMSDDVVDAAAVAWSARRIALGVACPMPDPPEWSADGRPVAVWR is encoded by the coding sequence ATGACGACCCAACCGCTGGCCCTGGGCCTCGACGCTGCCGGCGTCGACCGTTCCGGCGTCCCCCGGTGGTGCGCAGTGGTGGTCGGACCCGACGGCGTCGTGTCCGCGGGGATCGGCGGGCTGGTCGAGCTCATCACGTGGGCCGACGGGCTGGGTCCGGGACCGGTGGCGGCCATCGGCGTCGACATCCCGATCGACCACGTCGACGGTCCCGTCCGCACCGCCGATGCCGCGACCAGGGCGTTCGTCCGGCCGCTGAGCTCGACGGTCTTCCCGACGCCGCCCGCACGGGTGCTCGACGCCATCTCGTACGCCGAGGCGAACGAGCGGCTCGCCGCGTCCGGGGCGCCGAAGCTGTCGAAGCAGGCCTGGATGCTCGTGCCCCGCATCGTCGAGGCGACCGAGCTGGCCCGGCTCGACCCCCGGCTCCACGAGGTGCACCCCGAGGCGTCGTTCCGGGAGATGAAGATCCAGCTCGCCGCGGCCGCCGCTCCCGAGGCCGTTGCGGACGACGTCCGCATCACGCGCTCGAAGAAGACGTGGAACGGCCTGCTCGAACGTCGTCGCCTGCTCGCCGCGCACGGGATCGCGGTGCCCGAGGACGACCCGGCGCTCGATGGCGTGATGTCCGACGACGTCGTCGACGCCGCGGCGGTCGCGTGGTCGGCCCGGCGGATCGCGCTCGGCGTCGCGTGCCCGATGCCCGACCCGCCGGAGTGGTCGGCCGACGGGCGCCCCGTCGCCGTCTGGCGCTGA
- a CDS encoding DUF1214 domain-containing protein gives MTDGFDPHGAWATFAEVLAGADSLLDREWIELDDLDRAEGLRYLARLTEVAIDAHLGTRTPSHPAFRVLSNGFGMDNPDNRYIGAPVDPRADYVVRGRVGTLSYLSFAAQNQNFAAASAITGGAGHLHGRELVTDADGRFEILASREERPGNWLRFADDTSLLLARQTRADPATERWVDLEIERIPDAGPPPPLEVGSIADRLAMAALYVVGASQWFVDWVEPWTARPNTFDRADRTEQRRMGGDPNILAQSGYWTLGPEERLEIEIRPPECAYWNVQLCNVWAESLDPRRQVWLNNRSATVDADGVARFVVAHDDPGTGNWLDTAGHRHGLMHIRFVDAQGDDDEARWPVAATQLVSG, from the coding sequence GTGACCGACGGCTTCGACCCGCACGGTGCCTGGGCGACGTTCGCCGAGGTGCTGGCCGGGGCCGACTCGCTGCTCGACCGCGAGTGGATCGAGCTGGACGACCTCGACCGGGCCGAGGGCCTGCGGTACCTGGCGCGGCTGACCGAGGTCGCGATCGACGCCCACCTCGGCACCCGGACCCCGAGCCACCCGGCGTTCCGGGTGCTGTCCAACGGCTTCGGGATGGACAACCCCGACAACCGCTACATCGGGGCGCCGGTCGACCCGCGGGCCGACTACGTGGTCCGGGGCCGGGTCGGGACGTTGTCGTACCTGTCGTTCGCCGCGCAGAACCAGAACTTCGCCGCTGCGTCGGCGATCACCGGCGGGGCGGGGCACCTGCACGGTCGTGAGCTCGTCACCGATGCGGACGGACGGTTCGAGATCCTCGCCAGCCGGGAGGAGCGGCCGGGGAACTGGCTGCGGTTCGCCGACGACACGTCGCTGCTGCTGGCGCGCCAGACCCGGGCCGATCCGGCGACCGAGCGGTGGGTCGACCTGGAGATCGAGCGGATCCCCGACGCCGGTCCACCGCCTCCGCTCGAGGTCGGCTCGATCGCCGACCGGCTGGCGATGGCGGCCCTCTACGTCGTGGGTGCCTCGCAGTGGTTCGTCGACTGGGTAGAGCCTTGGACGGCGCGCCCCAACACGTTCGACCGCGCCGACCGGACCGAGCAGCGGCGCATGGGTGGCGACCCGAACATCCTCGCCCAGAGCGGCTACTGGACCCTCGGCCCGGAGGAGCGGCTCGAGATCGAGATCCGGCCGCCCGAGTGCGCGTACTGGAACGTCCAGCTCTGCAACGTGTGGGCGGAGAGCCTCGACCCCCGCCGGCAGGTGTGGCTGAACAACCGGTCCGCCACCGTCGACGCGGACGGCGTGGCCCGGTTCGTGGTCGCGCACGACGATCCGGGCACGGGCAACTGGCTCGACACCGCCGGGCACCGGCACGGACTCATGCACATCCGCTTCGTGGACGCGCAGGGCGACGACGACGAGGCGCGGTGGCCGGTCGCGGCGACGCAGCTCGTCAGCGGCTGA